The DNA window CCCCAACTACCACCACCTCCTGGAGGCTAGGCGATATTCCGCCCTCCTCTTCTAATTCCTCTCCCAACCCTCGACAGGAGACGGACAAACTGGAGGACGAGAAATCTGGTCTGCAGCGAGAGATTGAGGAGCTGCAGAAGCAGAAGGAGCGTCTGGAGCTGGTGCTTGAAGCCCACCGTCCCATCTGCAAAATCCCGGAGGGGGCCACGGAGAGGGACACTGGCGACACAGGCGGTACCAGCGGCCCCAGCAGCCCACCGGCCCCCTCCCGCCCTGTACCATGTATCTCTCTTTCCTCCGGGCCTGTGCTTGAACCTGAAGCATTGCACACCCCCACGCTCATGACCACACCCTCCCTGACTCCTTTCACCCCCAGTCCGGTCTTCACCTACCCCAGCACCCCTGAACCTTGTGCCTCAGCCCATCGCAGGAGTAGCAGCAGCAGTGGGGACCCATCCTCTGACCCTCTGGGCTCTCCCACCCTCCTTGCCTTATGAGGCAAACTACTCCCCCCCACCCATGGGTGCCACCTTAGCCAATGTCTCCCCACCCACTGGTCCAGCGGGTCTGGACCATATCCCATGCTCAACCCCAGCAGgttcttctccatctctccagATGAGACTGAACATATTTTGCTCCCAAGTAGAGCCAGCTTGGGGCCAACCAAAGCTGCCCACTGTTTTTCTAGAGCTGGCTTTTCTAGCGGTTTGCACTAAATCAGAGACAAAAGATTTCCTATTTGTTCGAGAGAACTCCTGGCAGCCCAAAAGGACTTTGCAACTCCCCAGAGGTCCTCTAGAGCCCTATCTCCCTCCGGACCACACCTATAGCTTCATCACCCTCTTCCTGTGATCCCCCCAAACCCACTCTGACAGGTGATGATACTCTACCAGCCTAGAACACTAACTCGCCtagctccgcactgccagcagcACCAAGTAATTGAACCAGGGCATTCTGCTGGCCCCTCCTGAATGGCAGGAGGGCGTCAGAGGCTTCTGTGATGAGCTGACCTGCAGCCCCCAGCTCTGAGAAGACTTTAGCTCCGGGGATCCAAGCCTCCACAACGAAGGCAGCTGCTATTTATTTCCCTACAGAGAGTATTTTTATACAAACCTGCCAAACATGGAATAAAAGGCTCGAAGCTCTGGCCTGGTCTCGCTGAACCCAGAGGCTAAAGGGAGAATATTTGAAACCAGAAGCCCTAAGCTCCAGTCAGCTCCACGGACTTACTGCATGACTTTCAACAAATTGATATTTCTAGACCTCAATTGTCTTATCTGACAAATGAGATTACATCTGCTCTGCCTCATCTCCAGGACTGAGAGGAGGAATAGGAGTGCTGTTGGGTGCAAGCCAAAAGGATTACCGTCTTCCTCCGGATGCGGGCCCACAGCGCTCTTGCGTGGGCCACAGGAGGGCGCTCTTATGCCCCTTCCAGCCTCAGGGGAGGTCGCGGAGTGGGTTCTAGGCCCCCAACACCTGCTTCCTGCCCCATTGTCTTGGACAGGAAGGAGCCGGGAAGGGAGCTGGAGCCACTTCAGGGGCGAGGTCACGGCCTGTTCCGAGGCCTGAtgggggggatgggagggagccACTGGCTTACCACGGTCCCACATCCCGTCCCAGGCTTGAGGTAGCGAGGGTCGGCCACGTTAGCTCTGCAGCCCCTCCGGATGGGAATGGTACCCAGTCGCAACGTCCCCGCCCCCGTCCCCACCCCGGCGAGTCCCAAAGACACGCTGCCCAGGCCACGGGCTCTGCTTCCGTTCCAGTTTATTagcccccaccccgtccccggCAAGTCCCTCCGCTCCAGCGTCCAGTTCCCCTGCTGCCACACCAGCGAGAGCAAGGGGCCCTCCTCAGTGCCAGAGTTTCCAAATCCATGCCAGCGGCCCGTCGGGCGAGGGGGGGAAGGCATCCAGGTCCCGAGGTCCACCGCAGTCCCCGCGTTTGGGAAGCAATCTGGTCGGGCGTCGACAAGAAGGAAGCTGAGCCCTCAGTCATCTGGGGAGCAGGCCAGGGGCAATTGATCGGGACTACCCACGCTGCCGGTGCTGGAGCTTCCATCGCCCAGGTCGCGGGGCCCGCAGGGGGGCAAAGCGAGCTCGGGTGTCGGGCCGCCGCTTGAGCCTCCCGCGTTGCCGGGGCCGCCCCGGGGGCCCCACTCCTCGCCCAAAGCCAGGCAGAGCTCCTTCAGCGCCAGATTCTCCCGCAGCAGCTCCTCCTGGCGGCCCTCCAGCTCGGCCAGCTTCTGCCAACAACCGCCCAAGTCCTCGCGCACCGCTCGGGATGCTTGGGTCCCGAAGAGCTGCCACTGGCGCGCGGCGCGCCGCCCCCGCTGCCGCTCCGAGTCCAGGAAGCAGCAGAGGTCGCGCAGCTCGCGGTTCTCGGCCTGTAAGCGGCGGTTGAGCTGCTTGAGCTCGCGGATCTCGCCCAGGTGACCCTGCAGCTGCCGATTCACCTCCTGCATGAGGCGGCCGCGCTGCACGAGAGCCGCCAGGCGCGCCGCCTCCTCCCGTCGCAGGCGCCGCACCAGCTCCTCCTTGCCCAACGCCGCCATCTCCTCGTCCGTCAGCTCCTCCAGGCCGCCCGCCTCGGCCTCCATGGCTGTTCAGGCCTCTGGAGCATCGCCCGTCCGCCGCCGCGGCCCaggagccccacgtccagctcggCGCGCTGGCGCTCGGGCTCCGGCTCCGCGGTCGGCAGGCTGTGGTCGGGTAGCGTAGGCTGCACCAGCCGCCCAGGGGTGGGCACGCGGCGGGGCGCGCGCCGGGGCGGGGCCGCGTGACGTCGAGGAAAGACAGCCAATCCAGGAAG is part of the Suricata suricatta isolate VVHF042 chromosome 11, meerkat_22Aug2017_6uvM2_HiC, whole genome shotgun sequence genome and encodes:
- the CCDC85B gene encoding coiled-coil domain-containing protein 85B, whose translation is MEAEAGGLEELTDEEMAALGKEELVRRLRREEAARLAALVQRGRLMQEVNRQLQGHLGEIRELKQLNRRLQAENRELRDLCCFLDSERQRGRRAARQWQLFGTQASRAVREDLGGCWQKLAELEGRQEELLRENLALKELCLALGEEWGPRGGPGNAGGSSGGPTPELALPPCGPRDLGDGSSSTGSVGSPDQLPLACSPDD
- the FOSL1 gene encoding fos-related antigen 1 gives rise to the protein MFRDFGEPGPSSGAGGAYGGPAQPPTSGQQKFHLVPSINAVSGSQELQWMVQPHFLGPSGSYPRPLAYPQYSPPQPRPGVIRALGPPPGVRRRPCEQISPEEEERRRVRRERNKLAAAKCRNRRKELTDFLQAETDKLEDEKSGLQREIEELQKQKERLELVLEAHRPICKIPEGATERDTGDTGGTSGPSSPPAPSRPVPCISLSSGPVLEPEALHTPTLMTTPSLTPFTPSPVFTYPSTPEPCASAHRRSSSSSGDPSSDPLGSPTLLAL